Proteins encoded together in one Canis lupus familiaris isolate Mischka breed German Shepherd chromosome 25, alternate assembly UU_Cfam_GSD_1.0, whole genome shotgun sequence window:
- the PRLH gene encoding prolactin-releasing peptide produces the protein MKALHACLLCLLLLGLTLQGAAGQGHRHSMEIRTPDIDPAWYTGRGIRPVGRFGRRRAALGDAMKPSFWRQPPCLPLQGRAEPSQGG, from the exons ATGAAGGCTTTGCACGCCTGCCTCTTgtgcctgctgctgctgggcctCACCCTGCAGGGGGCCGCCGGCCAAGGCCACCGGCATTCCATGGAGATCCGCA CCCCTGACATCGATCCTGCCTGGTACACGGGCCGCGGAATCAGGCCCGTGGGCCGCTTTGGCCGCAGGAGAGCAGCCCTGGGGGATGCGATGAAGCCGAGCTTCTGGCGCcagcccccctgcctccccctgcaaGGACGCGCTGAGCCCTCTCAGGGCGGGTGA